Genomic segment of Anguilla rostrata isolate EN2019 chromosome 13, ASM1855537v3, whole genome shotgun sequence:
AGCTGTCACCTTCCCGTCACCTATTTCTCACAAGCCCACTAGTTGGCAATAATCTATGAAATAtcaccacacacaaaattgACCTGaattttttcagtaaatattcagctttattgaattgtatgttaaaaaaagacatttaaaaattaaatcaagttcactgaataaagcacttttcaaCATTGTAATGGCAAAGGCGTTAGGCTACTGCACAAGGTGAGCCAATGTTTACTCATGGAGGGGTCAACCacatttacttttacatttatagtTGCGAGCAGTTTCTGTgtttaaagtaaaacaaaattgacctttaaccccatcCAGTCACTCACCTCGCAGTTTGATCTGCTGAAACATGGGGGGAAATTGATTGTGTGTTAATGGATACCCTGAGTTCTGGAAGAGCCTGAAGAAATGCATAGCCTACACATCGTAAAGTAAGTATTTTCAGAGCAAAATTGTCTGTGGTGAAATGGATTGATAATTGGCtaataataaactgcattcaattGTGGCTACCTTGCCAGCTAATCACCTTAACCCTTTTAACGAGAGCTTgtgataattaattaaaatgtaggGATGACAGATTAACATTAAACCTTTCAGCTGAACTGAGGCAGTATGGTGGCTCAGCTTGTGTAATCTTGTTCCCCATTTTCAATCTGTTGTATCTGAGCAGTGTGAAAtgtgctacataaataaaatttgattggatTTCTTTTAACCAATAGCCAATTGAATGACCAATTCCTTCCTTACAGTCGATCTCACTCCAGTAATGTTTAAACTTTGGCTTCTTTGATATCTTCAACCAGAGATTGCGTGACCAATTTTTACAAGATTCTTCCATTGCAATCCTGAGCACATGTAATGCaggtaactgccaaaataaaagaaacaccaaCTAAAATATCCCTCTCTGTTACGTTCTTGTTGGGCAGTTCTAGAAGAAACTCCCTGCTCACTCCCTAGATTAATATTTGCTTTCAACTGATTCAGAGATGCTTATCTGTTTGTGACCTGCTGTCCTTAGGTGATGATGCATTTCCCTCAGACTTCCACGCCAATGTCACTTTAAGCCCTATTCCTTGTGCAACATCAGCAGGTTCAGCAGTTGTAGTGACTGAAGCCGCTGCCAAACGTGCCCTGACAACCACCCTTCTTTCGGAGCCACAGTGAGCTCCTGTAGCCTTggcagctgcacacacactcagaaaaacaaagaaagcaagTATGCCAGCATTTTTATACGCAGCCGTCAGCAAGCTGGAATGTTATGTTTAATCAACTAAGAACCACACCTGTGTGGCAGCAcctgttttcaaaatatttagcaTCCCTCATTTACTCTAGTGTTTCCTGAATTTCAACTTTACCTGTGTACTTGTTTGCATAACCATCTATCCCATCAATAACCGTCAACCATTTTAgcagataaatgaataaacaatgcAGACACCAATGATAAACTCTTATCCGACAATGTTGACACAATTTCAATTCGTCCagctccccaaccccccactcTGACCGAATATCAGGAAATATTAAAGAGATTaacttttcattgtttttaaagcaattaattgcatttatttccacaAATAGTAATATTTTTGTAAGAAAATCCAAATTATAATTGTATTCAGTagcaatttattatttaaagggGTTACAAGATATCCCATTATATAAAAATAGACACAGCCAGTAAAATCCAAAAAACATGAACAGAGTATGGAGGAAAGGAACACATAAACAATGATCAGTTAACACCATGGAAGGAAAACTGAACcgaactgtaaaataaatgaaatttgacAACTGGGATGGGTGGGGAAAATGGCATTCTTGAATATAGATACCACGATAAGAAGTCATGAAATAAGATAAGTTATCATGGCCATTTGAAAAGGGACATACTGTTAAGTGCAAGTATTGCGTCTTTCAATACCTTTGTCATCCTTTTGAACAGACTCATGAAACCTGGACTCTTGTGAGTTTGTTCAAAGCTAGCTGTGACTTTGTGTCCCATTACCTTCCAGCAGCCAAGGGAAAGGACACCAACGGACATGTATATTTTTTCCACCAATCCTCTGGTTTCTGCACAGAATTTCTCCCCAACGACACCCTCAATATTGACTATTTTTGCAACCAGAGGTGTCTTTACCattgtttcaaaacaaacaaaaaaaaaaacatacatacaaagaGTGTTTTCAAAGATGGCCCACGCAGGTGGCCTAACCTGACTGTTCAGACATAATGGTGAGGGTTACATGCATATACTCTTCTGATAACCGctcaaaatacagaaacaatCACAGAATGCTTATTTCAGGACTGGCCAAGACACCAATTTGTGGACTGATTTCAATAAACGGAATGAAGAGGAATGGtttttatcataaaaaataaaactctttgTTCTTATGAAAAGGTAGCATATTCGTCATAGAACACCCAATCATGGCAGTCTACCCTTTCTGTGTTCAGAACAAAATGCCCTCTTGTGGTCAACACAGGGCACGGCAACTTAGAGCTGATGTACGCACAGCATTACCTGAGTTGGCAGGGAGAGGGGCTGTCATAAAGGCACGTGTGCACCATTCAGGGGGTGGGAAAGAAGAATTTTCCACACTAGGTTTTGATGGTCTCTGGCCAGTCACACAACTTATGCAGTATGACTGAGCCAGATGTCTCATAGATATCCCATAATCCCACAGTCATACAATCACATGACAACATAGAACAGGAAGCATATAGTTTAgatgcacccccacccccaacacacatacatacacacacacacactattcataTAATGTCTATCAAAATGTGCAGAATAGGGCTCCAATTAAAACAAGAGTATGGACACAGCAGCTGTTATATTAAGGCAATGACAGTGGGTGTGCAGTAAGGATGTAGGGGTAGCCCAACCCATGGAGATATTGTCAGTACCTCACAGTGACCATGCAAAAGAATCGCCACCACCACACAAGCAAAGACAAATTGTCCCCCACACAGAAATCCATGCTCTAGAGGCTCATGGGTCTCTATGAAGGTGCATTTTTTGTTgtctgttacagcagcagataCCAGCCAAGGCCCAAAGtagccttctttttttaataacactGCTTCCTGCGTGCACAGGAAATACGTAGCATGCACTTGTCCAAAGAGAATCTGTACTTAAATAAGGTCTCAGAGTCACAGTGTTTCTGGTCACCTGAGTGAAATCCTATAATGTCTAACAGGAGTAATTAAGGAACTGCATTTCCAGAGCTGGACGTTAACACAGCCGAACTGAAGGAAAGCACTGTGGTTCTGGATCTATGCCCTGCGCAGATTTGTGCATTATCAGACCTGCAGCGCACTAGCAGGCATCCCAAGACTCGCACTCTTTACACGTACATAACAGGCACTCTTTGAAATGGAAGGAACAGCGAAAGACAGATGGATGAAGTGTTGTTCTTtgaaggctcacacacacacacacacacacagactaattGTTTGACTCGGGCAGACAGGCTTACAGAGAGACAACATGGTTATTTAAAAGCTTACAGACATACAAAGCATGGTTATTTAaaggctgacagacagacagacaaactgacAGGCGGAAGGATGTAGCAGTTATTTGAAGGCTGACTTCAGCTCTTTAAAAGCTGCCTTTCGTTgcttcttctcctccagctctttctttttctcctcctgctcttgACGAATCTCTGCCTCGAAGCGGTTGGATTCGCTAATGGCCTGGACCTGGCAGGTGAACAGTAATATTGTTATGTTCGGCCTGTCAGAGAATACCGAGACTGTTAGCGTTAAATTGGACATGAAGGGGTGAAAACTGCgctttgtgcttttttccaAATATGCTTCGTTTAGCATGATTTTATCATCGTGAATCTGAAAGATTGCAGGACCAACCAGGTGAGATATGTTGGGAaagtcagtgtatgtgtgtttgtttttgcgtGTGCGACTGCACGTACAtggtccctgtgtgtgtgtgtgtgtgtgtgtttgtgtgcctgcctCCGTATCTCAGGTTaaatgtaactgtgtgtgtgggagtgcgtgtacacatgtgggtgtgtgcgagGATGCacttgtgtgagcgtgtggtcCTACTTTTGCCTCAAAGAAGGACTTGGCACCCTTCACGCCCTCTGTGGACACGTCGATCTCGGAGAGTGTGGCCAGGACTTGCAAGCCGGAGCCCTCCACCAGCTCGCCAGCTGCCGCCTTCCGGAAAATCAGCAGGAACTGGGCGGAGAGACGGAAGAGTTTGGTTCACCTCTGAACAGGTCGTCTCAGCACAACTGCAGCTACCTGCAGCAGTGAGCCAGGTGATGTGGGTAAAATTCTAGCTCTGTCATTGGAGAACACTGCCgcctcctctttcctcctcttgCACGGCTGCcatctgtttctgtgctgttcccCACTGTCTATTCTCCTTCTCTGCCAAGCCTATTTACAGCTTTGTGtctgcaaacaacacacatcATTCATCTTCCCCCCAAATAGCCCTGTTCCACACTGGATCTTTCAGAGCCAGAGTCTTATAAATTATTCAAACTGAGGCAGTGTTgacagactgaacacagccataaTCCTGACTTGGAATACAGAACGGAGACCCAGACAGAGAATAGAGGCCCAGCTTTCACAAAGGAAGTGTGAATTCTTTACGTAAGACCAGAACAGGAACACGGCACCCTGTCCAACGGACCACCCAGCCCTGGAGAGGCGCCGGGCGGGAAGATGGAGGTCAGGTTGGGTCACCTCTCTGAAGCTCAGCTTGTTGTCCAGATCCTCATCCACCTCTTTGATCATGTTCTTTAGGCCCAGGTGAGTCTGCGGAGCCTCCAGCTTCTCCATCATCAGTTTGAGCTCCATGAGGTCAATGAACCCATCCTTGCCTGCGTCATACCTGAATGCAAGGCACACGCATGCGCAATTGCACCATGTCAGATGGGGTTTCACCTCAGGGGTGCCTGAAGACTGAGAACATGTCAGCGTTCAGCCAGCCAAAATCACTGCCGGATCAAATTCTGAACATCCCTGCTCACAATCAcgagtttaaaaaacaatgcagtgGCATAaatgtccagcagagggcaacAGCTAAAGCACATTGTGTACCTGATTTGTCCTTAAGTTCCCTTTGCACGGACAGACAGTCTGCTCTCACTCTGCAGCAGAACACTTTCTGACTCATAGATTCAAAATTATTACTGACACAGTTTCTCAAGAAAACCACGTGGGACATAAAAAGGGCTTTCTCTCCCCCACCAGTGAAATGCACATCAGTGAACAACACACTTCTCTACACCTcatcaaaaaacaataaataaatacctgttATTGTTGACACTAATCTGTAGATTTCTGGCTGGGGTGTTTTTATTAGGAGGGTTTGGTGTGTATTCGATAGTCCTTTggtgcagactgaagacccactaCTTGTTCTCCAGCACATTCTTTGCACTGCAATAATGTTTCAAATCATCTTGCTACACTTTTACTGATTTTGCGAGTATTATTTATCCATTGTTGTACTACTGTTGATTTTACTACCCTATTTGAAGTAATAAGATATGTTGTTTTATAAATTGTTCTGgattagagcatctgctaaattaatgaaatataatcTATTTGTGTGGAGATAAGGATTGTGGACTGGGGACTGGGGTTTATGGGTTACGGTTTCATAATCCTTCATTAACTACCAAGAGGTTGTTTCTGTCTCCGCCAATGAGAATCCAGGAAATGTGATGAAATATTTACCCTGCACTATACTTTGATAAGTACTCAAATAGATGTATTAACCTGGAGGTGCAGTGAGTTTTTTTCATAGTAAAATGGCGAGTCTTAAATTTAAAGTCTTAAATTGTATTGAAAACCTTGATGGAGGCTACATGAGTGTTATGAACAAAAGGGAAACCACAGTTCAGACCTCTCTTAGATGGTTTACAGCAAGCAGTACAGCAGTGGGTGGATCGGAAGTTCTCATGACTAACCTGcatatctctctcacagtctgtAGCGTGAAAAAATGACACCATTTCATAGCCTCACCTCCTGTATGCTTCTGCCATCAACTGTTCAGTTAAGGgtagccatggcaacagccATCTTTTTCTTACCAAAGCCAACCACACAGCTAAGACATAATGACATTCAGAGCACACAATGATTTCTAActggtgactgtgacatcattatCTATGCTACTCATTCCCCCTGTAACTCCTCCCCTTTCTGATCCTGTGACTCACTAGTGCTTACTTCTCCCTAGTCcatggagagacacagagctctcatccaaaaataagaaaattaaaaaaacatgggaaACAAGTGGGGGAAAACTGCAGTGGagcctttgttattttaaatagagTGCAGTGTTCAGAGCGCTCGTAAATTAGGAAGTGTCCAAAACCTGAACCAATGGAAGAACTGCGCACAGCCGTTCTGTTTTAACAAAACAGTTTCCACTGAGgcctgcgaccctgctcaggataagcgggtatagataatggatggatggatgtttccAGTGAGGGTCACcaatttctgtttctctctctttcacttacTCATACATTCTCTCTGCCCTCAATGCccacactcttcctctctgtcacacaggCCCGTCCTCCTTTCTCACAGTCCACCCCTAACCTCAGGTGCATTCCGCAcattcccccctctcctttaGGAGCAGCCGGCCGGTGAAGGGGGGGCAACAAAACAGTCACTGGTGCCCATTTCTCCAGGGCCCACTGCACAGTGTGGCACCTGTCCTGGGACACAGGGCTCCTATATGCTCTCTTTTGAGAGTGGTCATGTGTTCAGGGCACCGTACCACGGCAAATCAGTCAGGGAAAAGCCAGGCACTGGCAGTTCAGAGGACAGAGCACGAGTGGTTAAATCTTGAATTCCTGGAAGCAGGCTCCACGTGCACAGTCTTGTTGAAGAGCTGAAATATCTTGGGAACATGCCTGCCTTTTCCAAAAAGCTGTGCGACTCTGAGATGGAGAAAAAAGAACGCACTCTGAATTCTCCCTGCAAAGGTCTCTCGCTGTCCCTTTCTCCTGAACAGACACTGTAAAACGGGGATCAAGCTCCTGGACGAGACCCCCTTCTGCCAGACCCAGTACCCAAAGCTATTGGGGGTATTCTGAGCACTGACTGCTGACTGTCCACAAGCCAATAACCAAAAATGAGCTGAATTCAGTAGGGAGCCTGCCTCCAGCTCTGGCCCCAAATGAGGAAGTGGTAGCTGATAATTTATGtgaacacacaggaagtgaagggtTAGTGTCTACATGACTCCACCGTCCACAGGAAGTGCTCGTTGCCCCAGCTTCCTCAATCACACAGGCGTTCTGACAACCAAGCAGGGGAGATATGCAAGAACACCATATATGGTAAAGAGGCCGACTCTTGTGTTCCTCATTCCCCTATACTTACCCTACCCAAAGACTCAGATACTTTAATCCAAGAAAAGgtagacacatacacgcacgtcGACACATGCATGCCCTCACGTGTTTGGCCACACAGCTTCTGTTTTTACAGTCCACCAGTCCGCAGGGAGGGGTTCTGTCTTTGGACCTACGTGTAATGACATCATCAACAGAAGATTCGGAAATTCCTGATGACGAGGCTAACACGGCAGTGTCATGCTTGTGGGCGATGCACCACATACACGTTGTTGGCTAGAGTACTGGTTAAAACTGCCATAAACTAAACCAGCTCTCAAAGTGATTACGTGTCAGTGTAGCT
This window contains:
- the LOC135237492 gene encoding EF-hand domain-containing protein D2-like; this translates as MASDELASKLTRRLQIEDGTEDAVAVDEAEENGEDEKSTTANADNELGAKLLRRGQLNEGVGQHQQPSDRVYNPNTEFKEFSRKQIKDMEKMFKQYDAGKDGFIDLMELKLMMEKLEAPQTHLGLKNMIKEVDEDLDNKLSFREFLLIFRKAAAGELVEGSGLQVLATLSEIDVSTEGVKGAKSFFEAKVQAISESNRFEAEIRQEQEEKKKELEEKKQRKAAFKELKSAFK